A region of the Polynucleobacter sp. MWH-Braz-FAM2G genome:
CAAGTACTTGGTTAGCGGCTTTAAAAGAGTTTCGTGCTGACATCTTCGAGGCATCCCAAAAAGCATGGGCAGTTAGGTCGGATGACGATACTGGGGGCTCTAACTTTGTTCGCCCTGGGAAATCAGAATTTGAAAGCATCCCTAGTGAATCGATTGACTACGCAGTCATTGAGAAGTGTCCTGGATCCAATTTTCCTATCAAGATGATAGAACTTAATGCTGGTTGGAATGATCTGGGCGCATGGGATGCGGTATGGCAGGTGGGGCGGCAAGATCAAGATGGAAACGTCACCACCGGTGACGCATTATTAACTAATACTAAAAACTCATTGGTGCATGCTAATAGTCGATTAGTCAGTGCCGTCGGGGTTGAGGATTTAGTCATTGTTGAAACGGCTGACGCAGTTCTGGTAGCCAATAGAAGCAATAGCCAAGATGTCAAAAATATTGTGACCCAGCTAGAAGCGCAAGGACGTGCGGAGAAAAACCTCCACCGAAAAGTATCTCGGCCATGGGGTTGGTATGACAGCGTAGATGAGGGCGAACGTTTTAAAGTGAAGCGTATTCAAGTCAAGCCAGGGGCGAGTCTTTCCTTGCAAATGCACCATCACCGTGCTGAGCACTGGATTGTAGTGAAGGGGGTTGCGGAAATTACCAATGGCGATCAGGTCATCACCTTGAAAGAGAATCAAAGCACTTACATTCCGCAAGGCCAAATCCATCGTTTAGCCAACCCTGGCTCAGAGCCTTTGGAGATTATTGAAGTTCAATCGGGTAGCTATTTAGGTGAAGACGATATTGTGCGATTCGAAGATACCTATGGTAGAAGTTAGAATTATTTATTAAATTCAGAAGAAATATTTAAGCAAATGGAAACATTGAGCATGAGCAAGCAAAAAGTCGCCCTGATTACTGGGATCACGGGCCAAGATGGTTCTTATCTGGCTGAGTTTCTGTTAGATAAGGGTTACATTGTTCACGGCATTAAACGCCGTGCTTCATCTTTTAATACCGATCGGATTGATCACATTTTCCAGGATCCCCATGTAAATCACCCTAATTTGATCTTGCATTATGGCGATTTAACAGATACCAGTAATCTGGTGCGCATTATTCAGGAATCTCAGCCTGATGAAATTTACAACTTAGGCGCACAATCGCATGTAGCAGTGTCATTTGAGTCCCCCGAGTACACGGCGGATGTTGATGCTATCGGCCCTTTACGATTATTGGAAGCCATTCGTATTTTGGGCTTGGAAAAGAAAACCCGTTTTTATCAAGCTTCCACCTCTGAGTTGTATGGCTTAGTCCAAGAAATTCCACAAAAGGAAACTACGCCGTTCTATCCACGCAGTCCCTATGCAGTAGCAAAGATGTACGCCTATTGGATTACGGTGAACTATCGTGAAGCTTATGGCATCTACGCATGTAATGGCATTTTGTTTAATCATGAATCAAAGCGTCGCGGTGAAACTTTTGTTACCCGTAAAGTGACGCGTGGATTAGCCAATATTGCGCAAGGCTTAGAGAAGTGTCTGTACATGGGCAATATAGATGCTTTGCGTGACTGGGGTCATGCCAAAGATTATGTGCGCATGCAGTGGTTGATGTTGCAGCAAGAGCAGCCTGAAGATTTTGTGATTGCCACAGGAGTGCAGTTTACCGTCCGTGAATTTATTATTCGCAGTGCTAAGCAACTGGGCATTACCCTCAAGTTTGAAGGTGTGGCTGAAAATGAAAAAGCAATCGTTGCATCGATTGAGGGTGATCAGGCGCCTGCATTGAAGGTGGGGGATGTGATTGTGCAGATTGATCCACGCTATTACCGTCCAACTGAAGTAGAGACTCTTCTTGGCGACCCCTCTAAAGCAAAAGCGAAACTGGGTTGGGTGCCAGAAATTACACTCGATCAAATGATCATTGAAATGGTAGCGAATGATCTTGATCAAGCCAAGCAACATGCCTTATTGACTAAGCATGGATTTTCAGTAGCAGTTGGCACTGAGAAATAACTCCTTATCTAAGAAACTTGAATGAATTCAGATTTGAATCAGAAAATCTATGTAGCGGGTCATCGGGGGATGGCAGGGTCTGCCATCGTTCGCAACTTAGTGGCTCAGGGTTATCAAAATATTATTGGCCGCACGCATACCGAATTGGATTTAACGAATCAAGCGGCAGTAGCTCACTTCTTTAGCGAACAAAGACCAGATCAAGTGTATCTAGCAGCCGCCAAAGTAGGTGGGATCCATGCAAACAATACCTTTCCTGCAGAATTTATTTATAGTAACTTAATGGTGCAGAACAATGTCATTCATCAAGCTTTTGAGAGTGGCGTTAAAAAGCTTTTATTCTTGGGTTCAAGTTGCATCTATCCCAAGCTTGCGCCGCAACCAATGGCAGAAAATGCTCTTCTCACTGGTAAGTTAGAGTCAACGAATGAGCCGTACGCCATCGCAAAAATTGCGGGTATTAAATTGTGTGAAAGCTATAACCGTCAATATGGTGAATCACATGGCATAGACTACCGCTCCGTCATGCCAACCAATCTTTATGGCCCTGGGGATAATTATCATCCTGAGAATAGCCATGTAATTCCTGCGTTGATTAGAAGATTTCACGAGGCTAAAGTAAATGAGGCTTCCGAGGTAGTAATTTGGGGAACGGGTACCCCCAAAAGAGAATTTTTATACGTAGATGACATGGCTGCCGCATCCGTCTTCGTGATGAATTTGCCAAAATCAACTTATGACGAAAATATCGAGCCGATGGAAAGTCATATTAATGTGGGCTACGGAAGTGATATTACTATTTTGGAATTAGCCCATGCTGTAGCAAGGGTAGTTGGGTATGCGGGCAAGATTACAACCGATCCAAGTAAGCCTGATGGCACCCCTAGAAAGCAAATGGACTCGAGTAAATTAAATGATCTTGGTTGGCAGGCCCAGTACGATTTGGGTACAGGGCTTGTGCTTGCGTACGCTGATTTTCAGAAGAATTATGGCGTATAAATATTGACCCAATGACGCTATCGATTACTCAATCATCTGTCCGTGTATCAAACCTGCCTGATTGGGTGATTCGTTTGCAATGTGCGGCTTTTGTGCTGCTCTATGCTGTTTGGATTCTTCCGGAGATTGTTGGCTTTCGTAATGTGGCCCTAGTTGTTGGGGCTTGTACAGGGATCTATTCGATTTGGCACTATCGTCAGCTGGTTTTGCAAGTGCGGGCTTTACCTCTTTACTGTATTGCAGCTCTATTTGTTTGGGCCAGTTTTCATTTAGTCTTTTTGAGTCAGAATCCTGAGCTCTCCAAGATGGAATATGTACGTATTTGGAAATATACCGCTTTGGGGGCCGTGATGGCGGCAGGCTTGGGGCTATCTTTAATACGAGCCGATCCAAAGGATTATTGGCGTGTCATCTATTTTGGTTTGTGTGCACCAGTTCTCATTTATTTATTTAAGTTTGGCGTCTCAAAGATTGGTCTCGGCTTGGGATTGGATGTCCCCGCAGCAATTCGGGTGTATGAGGTATCGCAACCTTTTTATGTTCCTAAAACTGATTATGTAGCGTTTTGTTTGCCTGCGCTTTCAGTGGCGCTGGGACGTTTACTTGCTTTGTCCCATCTTCATACCCGCTGGCGCTCTCAGAATTTTTTCGACTTGTTGATTCAAATTTTCATTAGCGTCTCAACACTATTTCTATTTACAGCGCAGAATATTAAAAATGGTTTTGCTTATGCTGTCTTACTGATCATCATTTTTACCGTATTTTTATTCTTTGAATCAAGAGCTAAGCTGAGTTGGCAGAAGCTTTCAGTCATACTGTTGGTCATCGCCATATTTGGCGGAGCCGCTAGTCTTCATTCGCAAAAGAATAGTTCTTGGAAAAATCTGATTGCCGATGCCAAGATTGGTGCGCAGTTAGATGTCTATCCGCAGTGGAAGTATGCGAGCGAACAAGGCTACCCTTTGAATGAGTTTGGTGTTCAAGTATCCCCCACCAATTACGATCGTGTTGCCTGGGCAATTGCCGGCTTTCAATTATCGCTAGAACATCCCCTAGGGTATGGATTAATTGAGGATTCATTCGGTAAGTTAGCCAAGCTTCGTTGGCCTGAGGTTAGCCCGAATTTATCTCATAGTCACAGCGGTTGGTTGGATCTGATCTTGGCAGTTGGTTATCCTGGATTTGGACTGATTTTTTCTGCACTTCTACTGACCCTGTTCCATGCGAAATCAATCAAGGAGCCATGGGGGAGCTTTGTTTTTTGGGCTCTCCTATCAAATCTACTTTTATGGTGCACCACTGAAGTATCGGCAACGGTGACATTTGCAACACTCATCTTTTGGATATGCTTAGGTAGTGGGCTGAGCCTGGTAAGGAACACATCGTTACTTGCGGCTGATGAAATTGCATAAGTGAATGATTCGTTGATATGAGCCTGAAGATAAACTACATTTCCTACGTAGATCCAACGCGTCATCGGGGTGGCGGGGAAATGGTAGGCTTAGATATTATTCAGGCTGCTAAAGCTAGGGGACATACGGTTTCAATCACGTCCGTAAGACCGAGTATGCATACAGGGTTTGATCCTTCAGCTGATTTGGACTTGGTTGTTGATTTATTCAACTATCCAAGTACTTTAAAGAGTCTTGGTGCATGGCTAGATTTTACAAGTGCCTTTCGCGAACAAATCCTGCGTAGAAAAAAGTTTGTGCACTTAACAAATGCCTATTCCGATATCTGCAACGAACCATACTTACCTTGCTCGGGATTTGCCAAAACAGAATGCCCCTCTAAATCTGTTTTGAAAATTGCAAATAATCTAGCCCTTAAAGACTTTAGTGGAAAGTGTTTTTCTACTCGCTCAGAAATTAAAGATTTTTTTAGCCAGTCTAAACTCAATATATTTGTATCGCCCATGCACCGTGATGTATCAATGGACATCTTGCATTTGGATAATGTCCCGCCCAGTTATATTTTGAAACCCACCGTTGATAAAACTCGCTTTTTTAATCAGAATGGAGTGCGAGATATTGAGTATCTCTTTGTTGGGGTGATTGGAGAGGCAAAGGGTCTAGAGGAGATGCGTAAGCGCTTTTCAGGTAGCGATATTCATTTTGCTGGCAAGTTATTTCCTGGGGCCAAGCTTGATTTTGGGACGTATCATGGTGCAGTCACTTATGATGAAGTTCCTAAGTTGATGAATAGAGCAAAGAACTTTGTGTTTTTGCCGCGCTGGCCTGAGCCTCAAGGTAGGGTGGTGATCGAAGCAGCTTTATGTGGCTGTAATTTAATTGTGAATGAGCGCGTAGGTGCTTGTTCATTTCCGTTTGATATTAGCAATCCACAAAATTTTGATAATCCTACCCAAGAGTTTTGGGATGAAATAGAGAAAGTATTATGAGTCATCTAAAAAATCCCAAGGTCAGCATCATTATTCCTGTTCTTCATTGGAAAAGGCCTTTAAATAAAAAACGTTTTTTTATGCCACGGCAAACTCTTGTCGAAACCTTGGCGGACATTAAGAAGAATGTGCAACTCTCATATGAGGTAGTAGTGATCTGTAATGGCCAAGATCAAGAGTTGCTTGACTTTATTAAGGCTAGCCCAAACATTGATAAATATGCTATCAATAGTGTCAACGTTGGAGTAGCCCGTTCTTGGAATATGGGCGCTCAATTGGCTGAAGGAGAGTTTCTCTGTTATCTAAATGATGATGTTTCTATAGGGCAAAATGCTTTAGAGATTCTATTGGAGCACTTTAACAATCCTCTGGTTGGTGAGGTTGGACCAGAAGGTTCATATTGGCGTGATTGTGCGCACCATAGCTTTCCAGAAAGCAAGGAACCAGTAGTGACGGATGTAGTGTCTGGATTTTGTTTTTTGGTGCGATCTAGAGTATTTCATGAGCTTGGGGGATTTGATATTGCCTATAGCCCAGCAGGTTGCGAAGAGATTGACTTTAGTTATCGCATTCGTCAAGCAGGACTGCAGTGCCTAGTAGATCCAAGAGTGAATATCAAGCATTTTCATCATCACAGTGTGAGCTCCCAAAAAATAGATATTCATTACCTCAGTAAAACCATTGATACTGAAGCGCTTCATTTACGAAATACGGCGTATTTTCGGAAAAAATGGGCAGGAGTATTCCCCTAGACCAGGGTAATTAATTGCACATGAAAAAGATCGCTCTAGTTAGCTCCCTTAAATCGACTGCTACTGCCAATTATTTTCTTAAGGCATTTCAGGATTTGGGTTGTCTAGTTTTTGTGATTTCGGATGTACCCCATCCATTAGCCAATGTGGTTGTGTCTGGTGCTGTAGATCTGCCAGAGATATTGAAAAAAAATCACTTCCAGCCTGATCTAGCCCTTTTTATTGAAGGTGGAACAATGCAATTGTTCCCACAAGGTCTCGAGAAGATGTCTTGCATGACTGCCTGGTATGGGATAGATACCCATATGGATTATGCAAAGCATTTGCGTATTGCTCACTTATTTGACGTTACTTTTATCGCTCAACAGGAGTATGTTGCGAAATTAGTTGCTGATGGCATCCCGCAGGTGTTCTGGTTGCCACTTGCATTTGAGCCTAGCTTGCATCCAGCGGGCAATCTAGAGCGGATATATGACATAGGATATGTTGGTTCTGATAACGCACAAATGCATCCAGTAAGGCATCGCATACTGAAAAACCTGAGTAATCATTTTTCGAAGATGTGGAAGGGTATGACCAGTCCACAGGAGATGGGTGTTATTTATGCGCAAAGTAAGCTTGTTTTTAACAAGAGCGTCAATAACGATTTAAATATGCGCTACTTTGAGGCAATGGGCGCTGGCGCAGTATTAATGACTGACCCGATTCAAAACAATGGAGTAGAGCAGTTATTTGATGGGGGTAAGCATTTCCTGCGATATGACAGCGAATCCGATGCCCTTGAATTAGCCAAGACTGTGTTAGCCGACCCTGAGCGCCTTCAGCAAATAGGCCAACAAGCTCGCGATGAAGTTCTTGCTAAGCATACCTATTTACATCGCGTCAAAACTCTTCTGGAAATTTTGCCAAATTATCGTAAATTGGATAAACCGAGCCTTGAAAATTATTTCCCTGTCTACATGGCTTTAGGCATGTCTGTTGATGCATTAGCTATTGTCAGTAAGGTTCTGCGCAGTAACCCAAAAGGGCGTCGAGAAAAACTAGTCAATCTGACTCTAGCTATTGCCATTGATATGATTTTATTGCCCGCTCGTCTAATTACTGGCCTATACCAGCGTCTTCGGTCGCGCTAAGTGTATGGTAGCTAGTTTTCGAAAAAATGTATTTTGGACTGTGCTATTAGCGGCTGGAGCTTTTGTATTTAGCTTTGCCAGTCAAATTGTTATTTCCTATTTTTATGGGACTTCTGCAGAGCTTGATGCTTACTGGGCTGCTTTGGCGATTGTCAATTTATTAATTTTCCCTATTCATCCCTTTAGAGAGTCCCTTGTTCCTGAAATCCATCGACGTTCTCTTGAGGATTCTCAAAAAAATGCTTCTGACTATTTTAGTAAGGCGCTTACATTAATTCTGATGATTGCAGTAGTCGGCTTAGGCTTAAGCTTCCTATTGCCTAATTTTTTAGCTGGTTTGGTGGTTAGTTCAACTTCAGAGCATTTGCAGTCATTAGTATCACAGCAGTTATTGTGGTTGGCGCCAGCCATTATCTTGCTGGCGCTCTCGGAAACATTTAACTCCTTATTGGCTTCTTATCATGCAGTAATTCTGCAGTCGGTTTCTCGCTTGCTGGCAGCTGGATCTACCTTAGTAATTATTGCCATGATGGCAGGAGTGGTTGGCATCCACGCATTAGCTTTAGGTTTTATGGGTGGTCAATTAATCACAGTGATAGCTCTATATATGGTGATTAGAAAGCATGGTTTGCGCTATCGTTTTGCCTGGCCTACAAATTTGGGTAAAGCATTCTTTACTCTTGGAGGGGCTTTGCTGATTAATTACTCTGCCAGCCAAATTTATTCCATTTATGAGAAATTTATTTTCTCGGGATTTAGTAAGGGCTTAATCTCAGCTTTTCAGTATGGCGTTTCGTTAACCAATGTTCTCATTACAGTTTTAGGGCTAAGTTTGGCAAGCGTTTTCTGGCCCCGTTTTTTAGGGTATGCAGCTAGTCAGGATCTTGATAAGGCTAACCGAGATATGACTATTGCGTTGAAGATGATCCTTTTGGGTATGGGTGTAATTTGCGCAATCATCTACTGTAATGCCGAAACTATCATTGATATTTTATTTTTTAGGGGTGCTTTTGACTCAGAGTCAGCCATTAGAACAAGTCAAGCGTTGAGGGCAACTATCTTTACTGCTATTCCTATTGCCGCATCATCTATCTTAGGTAGGGCATTGATTTCATTTGGAGCAGCAAAGAACGTTATGATGATAGGCATCCTCACTGCTATCTCTGGATTGCTAATTTTATATTTTTCACAGCAATTTAATCTTTATGAGATGGCGATATTACATTGGCTTTTTGCTAATGTAATTAGTTTTGCAGTTTCTGGTTTTTTATTTCTTCAGCTTCTAAATCGCCCGATTAAATACTACTTATTATCATGCTGGTGGGTTTTGCGCTTCATTGCAATGTTGCTGATTGCGATATCCATCAATCAATTATTAATTAGTGCTTTTTTTGATGGCAATCATGGCATTGTCATTGTGTTTATTTCCTCATTGCTTATGGTTATTTGTGGTGGAGTGATTGCCTATTTATTTGGTTTTCTCAGAGGGCTCCCTTCATTTGCAGGTTTTGCACGATGATTCGAGTGCTAATGATTGTCCCGCGCTTTGAAAGCACTGGTAGAGGGGTGGAAGTATTTGCAAGATATCTTGCTACTGGTCTTGACAAAGCACGATTTAGTGTGACGATTCTATCGGGCATACATTCAAGCGTTATACCTGATGTAGATTGCATTCAATTTCCAATTGTTACACGCGAAACTTTATCTGCTAAGTTCATTAATCGGATACTAAAGTTTTTACCGGCACGTTTTTTGTGTACGCCTGTTGATCTTGAGTCTCTATCACTAGTTTGGCGCGCGCGTCATTACTTAAGGAATCATTCATTTGATGTCATTTTGCCTTTCGGTGGCACATGGACTTATCGTTTTGCAAATTGGTATAAAAAGGATGCAAAAATTATTTCAGTGGGGCATGCGGGTCCTTTGAAGGCTGATTTAGCAGTATCAGATTTTTTTGTGGCGTTAACGCCTACTGATGAAGAGCAAGCAAATCAACTAGCTCCACATGTATCAACAAAAGTCATTCCAAACGGAGTGGACCTAAAGGCGTTTTATCCCTCAACGCTTTCAAAGAAAAATCTTGCGAGACAAACCATATTGTGTGTTGGCGCTTTTTCAGACGACAAGCGTCAAGATCTATTATTGGATGCTTTAGCATTCTTGGACCCCAAGATTCACTGTATATTGGTTGGAAAAGGTCCCAGAAAAAAATTACTCGAAGAGCATCCTCAAGCAAGGTCAGGAAGAGTCCAATTTATGGAGTTACCCCATCAAAAGATGCCCCACCTTTACCAACAAGCAGATGTGTTCAGCTTGCCAGCACCCTATGAGGCATTTGGTTTGGTTTTTTTAGAGGCTCTAGCATCGGGTTTACCAGTGGTTGCCAATGATGGGCCGAGGCAACGGTTTGTCATTGGAGATGAGGGAATTTTTTGCGATGTGACTGATCCAAAGGCGTATGCAAGAGCCTTGGAGGTGGCCCTCGCTCTTCCATCTGCAACCATAAGCGCAAGACAGGTCAATAAATTCTCATGGCAAGATATCATTGGGCAGTATGAGCAGTTATTGTTGGATATAAATGGGAATGCTTGCCATGGGGCAAAGAAGGATCACATCTAGATTAAAGGCGCTTTTGGAGAGTTTTCCTATAGTATTGGCTGATATTGGCGCGGCGGGCGGCATCCATGAGCGTTGGAGTGAGCTGGGTGCTGGTTTAAAGGTAATGGGGTTTGAGCCTGATCAGCGTGCATTTGCGGGTCTTATTAAAAATGAGCAAATGGTTTGGATTAACGCCGCACTCGCAGACTATGAAGGTGATGCGACACTTTTAGT
Encoded here:
- a CDS encoding mannose-1-phosphate guanylyltransferase/mannose-6-phosphate isomerase produces the protein MALVIPVILCGGSGTRLWPLSRAGFPKQFLVLSGDDSKQSLFQQAVERLNSLKSSEITIGNTLVVTNEEHRFLVLDQLRELQYIDARLLLEPVGRNTAPALTMAALCAQEIGDDQDPILVISPADQTIQNTAAFTKALSDCIHTVETANNMVAILGITPTAPETGYGYIQRAGEKDQNNAFKVNRFVEKPDGKTAQDYIALGTYLWNSGMFVLRASTWLAALKEFRADIFEASQKAWAVRSDDDTGGSNFVRPGKSEFESIPSESIDYAVIEKCPGSNFPIKMIELNAGWNDLGAWDAVWQVGRQDQDGNVTTGDALLTNTKNSLVHANSRLVSAVGVEDLVIVETADAVLVANRSNSQDVKNIVTQLEAQGRAEKNLHRKVSRPWGWYDSVDEGERFKVKRIQVKPGASLSLQMHHHRAEHWIVVKGVAEITNGDQVITLKENQSTYIPQGQIHRLANPGSEPLEIIEVQSGSYLGEDDIVRFEDTYGRS
- the gmd gene encoding GDP-mannose 4,6-dehydratase translates to MSKQKVALITGITGQDGSYLAEFLLDKGYIVHGIKRRASSFNTDRIDHIFQDPHVNHPNLILHYGDLTDTSNLVRIIQESQPDEIYNLGAQSHVAVSFESPEYTADVDAIGPLRLLEAIRILGLEKKTRFYQASTSELYGLVQEIPQKETTPFYPRSPYAVAKMYAYWITVNYREAYGIYACNGILFNHESKRRGETFVTRKVTRGLANIAQGLEKCLYMGNIDALRDWGHAKDYVRMQWLMLQQEQPEDFVIATGVQFTVREFIIRSAKQLGITLKFEGVAENEKAIVASIEGDQAPALKVGDVIVQIDPRYYRPTEVETLLGDPSKAKAKLGWVPEITLDQMIIEMVANDLDQAKQHALLTKHGFSVAVGTEK
- a CDS encoding GDP-L-fucose synthase; amino-acid sequence: MNSDLNQKIYVAGHRGMAGSAIVRNLVAQGYQNIIGRTHTELDLTNQAAVAHFFSEQRPDQVYLAAAKVGGIHANNTFPAEFIYSNLMVQNNVIHQAFESGVKKLLFLGSSCIYPKLAPQPMAENALLTGKLESTNEPYAIAKIAGIKLCESYNRQYGESHGIDYRSVMPTNLYGPGDNYHPENSHVIPALIRRFHEAKVNEASEVVIWGTGTPKREFLYVDDMAAASVFVMNLPKSTYDENIEPMESHINVGYGSDITILELAHAVARVVGYAGKITTDPSKPDGTPRKQMDSSKLNDLGWQAQYDLGTGLVLAYADFQKNYGV
- a CDS encoding O-antigen ligase family protein, which codes for MTLSITQSSVRVSNLPDWVIRLQCAAFVLLYAVWILPEIVGFRNVALVVGACTGIYSIWHYRQLVLQVRALPLYCIAALFVWASFHLVFLSQNPELSKMEYVRIWKYTALGAVMAAGLGLSLIRADPKDYWRVIYFGLCAPVLIYLFKFGVSKIGLGLGLDVPAAIRVYEVSQPFYVPKTDYVAFCLPALSVALGRLLALSHLHTRWRSQNFFDLLIQIFISVSTLFLFTAQNIKNGFAYAVLLIIIFTVFLFFESRAKLSWQKLSVILLVIAIFGGAASLHSQKNSSWKNLIADAKIGAQLDVYPQWKYASEQGYPLNEFGVQVSPTNYDRVAWAIAGFQLSLEHPLGYGLIEDSFGKLAKLRWPEVSPNLSHSHSGWLDLILAVGYPGFGLIFSALLLTLFHAKSIKEPWGSFVFWALLSNLLLWCTTEVSATVTFATLIFWICLGSGLSLVRNTSLLAADEIA
- a CDS encoding glycosyltransferase family 2 protein, whose protein sequence is MSHLKNPKVSIIIPVLHWKRPLNKKRFFMPRQTLVETLADIKKNVQLSYEVVVICNGQDQELLDFIKASPNIDKYAINSVNVGVARSWNMGAQLAEGEFLCYLNDDVSIGQNALEILLEHFNNPLVGEVGPEGSYWRDCAHHSFPESKEPVVTDVVSGFCFLVRSRVFHELGGFDIAYSPAGCEEIDFSYRIRQAGLQCLVDPRVNIKHFHHHSVSSQKIDIHYLSKTIDTEALHLRNTAYFRKKWAGVFP
- a CDS encoding glycosyltransferase, translated to MKKIALVSSLKSTATANYFLKAFQDLGCLVFVISDVPHPLANVVVSGAVDLPEILKKNHFQPDLALFIEGGTMQLFPQGLEKMSCMTAWYGIDTHMDYAKHLRIAHLFDVTFIAQQEYVAKLVADGIPQVFWLPLAFEPSLHPAGNLERIYDIGYVGSDNAQMHPVRHRILKNLSNHFSKMWKGMTSPQEMGVIYAQSKLVFNKSVNNDLNMRYFEAMGAGAVLMTDPIQNNGVEQLFDGGKHFLRYDSESDALELAKTVLADPERLQQIGQQARDEVLAKHTYLHRVKTLLEILPNYRKLDKPSLENYFPVYMALGMSVDALAIVSKVLRSNPKGRREKLVNLTLAIAIDMILLPARLITGLYQRLRSR
- a CDS encoding lipid II flippase MurJ codes for the protein MVASFRKNVFWTVLLAAGAFVFSFASQIVISYFYGTSAELDAYWAALAIVNLLIFPIHPFRESLVPEIHRRSLEDSQKNASDYFSKALTLILMIAVVGLGLSFLLPNFLAGLVVSSTSEHLQSLVSQQLLWLAPAIILLALSETFNSLLASYHAVILQSVSRLLAAGSTLVIIAMMAGVVGIHALALGFMGGQLITVIALYMVIRKHGLRYRFAWPTNLGKAFFTLGGALLINYSASQIYSIYEKFIFSGFSKGLISAFQYGVSLTNVLITVLGLSLASVFWPRFLGYAASQDLDKANRDMTIALKMILLGMGVICAIIYCNAETIIDILFFRGAFDSESAIRTSQALRATIFTAIPIAASSILGRALISFGAAKNVMMIGILTAISGLLILYFSQQFNLYEMAILHWLFANVISFAVSGFLFLQLLNRPIKYYLLSCWWVLRFIAMLLIAISINQLLISAFFDGNHGIVIVFISSLLMVICGGVIAYLFGFLRGLPSFAGFAR
- a CDS encoding glycosyltransferase family 4 protein; the protein is MIRVLMIVPRFESTGRGVEVFARYLATGLDKARFSVTILSGIHSSVIPDVDCIQFPIVTRETLSAKFINRILKFLPARFLCTPVDLESLSLVWRARHYLRNHSFDVILPFGGTWTYRFANWYKKDAKIISVGHAGPLKADLAVSDFFVALTPTDEEQANQLAPHVSTKVIPNGVDLKAFYPSTLSKKNLARQTILCVGAFSDDKRQDLLLDALAFLDPKIHCILVGKGPRKKLLEEHPQARSGRVQFMELPHQKMPHLYQQADVFSLPAPYEAFGLVFLEALASGLPVVANDGPRQRFVIGDEGIFCDVTDPKAYARALEVALALPSATISARQVNKFSWQDIIGQYEQLLLDINGNACHGAKKDHI